The proteins below come from a single Tigriopus californicus strain San Diego chromosome 3, Tcal_SD_v2.1, whole genome shotgun sequence genomic window:
- the LOC131878068 gene encoding cuticle protein 7-like — MKNNFDHCLKTFIALTLLAVASAAPTADKPEPTYEPRYEPRYAPAPYKPAYKQTAYEEPPKYEYQYAVADHYSGADFNQNEARDGYATNGEYRVVLPDGRTQIVTYTVQDNESGYVADVKYEGEASYPEEKPSYKPAYKPAYEPAPAYEA, encoded by the exons atgaag AATAACTTTGATCATTGTTTAAAGACCTTCATCGCCCTCACCCTCTTGGCAGTGGCCTCTGCTGCTCCCACTGCTGACAAGCCAGAGCCCACCTACGAGCCCCGTTATGAGCCCCGATACGCCCCCGCCCCTTACAAGCCAGCCTACAAGCAAACCGCCTATGAGGAACCTCCCAAGTATGAGTACCAATATGCCGTAGCCGATCATTACTCTGGTGCCGATTTCAACCAGAACGAGGCCCGTGACGGTTATGCAACCAACGGCGAGTACCGCGTTGTCCTTCCCGATGGCCGTACCCAAATCGTGACCTACACCGTTCAAGACAATGAATCCGGATACGTGGCTGATGTCAAATACGAGGGCGAGGCTTCATACCCCGAGGAGAAGCCTTCGTACAAGCCCGCTTATAAGCCCGCTTACGAACCCGCTCCTGCCTATGAGGCCTAG